A window of the Zeugodacus cucurbitae isolate PBARC_wt_2022May chromosome 2, idZeuCucr1.2, whole genome shotgun sequence genome harbors these coding sequences:
- the LOC105219011 gene encoding TAF5-like RNA polymerase II p300/CBP-associated factor-associated factor 65 kDa subunit 5L, whose product MPEMGEKSSGNKVKKSKNDLFRTSLGYYLKQKSFVGNEKFRKSDFLLLQNKRQFMVQKMLDLDLQCGNSFAFSNVLCITNNHHIVDQQFGRFSQFVESQSEFIRLELRRFYAPMLCHLYVELMKAREQKAAFDLLKKYAQLVAPVETYDAPLPTKINGCSVANDTHADQTNNATPHTSIRFVNATNETSADPELMYFTKLIQTLSACTKLETAENDPDVAHFRASKYEIHTTETVVDTLRCYLEKRGHVLILNLLYTWIHVHVIDNEIPKWSEDNLLMGFEAVEDDEESKYDLAEVKPKVNAANERSAVKREAEEPPEELMVKTEKLENTLDEMKKVRQQQVTDSMQTLRMCREQMLKTQTQHPYIIKLADRSRGLSAAHVDANECHLVAGFNNSVVQLWQLNQQTCSGKNLYARFADSVCRWELNNLCAEETETEDQIDLDVREHSRLNVNDRRRRKYEAAKYESNSFNEYGGIQLRGHGAGITDVRFSAHYPLIFSTSKDATVRSWRAESFGCANIYRGHRYPVWCIDESPVGMYIATGSKDLTTRLWSLERDSPLITYAGHTQDVECIAFHPNGSYLATGSADLSVRLWCVTSGKLMRVFSDCKQPVTNIAFSPDGKMLAAGGEESKIRIFDLAAGAQLNELKDHTATINSIAWSKGGRHLASACRDGTLRVWDVKKLSPINDSTSGSSNANSSSSSSSSSTNLNKIMALSSSCQRLVKVSFSRQDEVICAIGS is encoded by the exons ATGCCAGAAATGGGCGAAAAAAGTAGTGGCAACAAAGTGAAAAAGTCAAAAAACGACTTGTTTCGCACATCATTGGGATATTATCTGAAACAGAAAAGTTTTGTG GGTAATGAGAAATTTCGTAAATCAGATTTTCtgcttttacaaaataaacgacAGTTTATGGTACAAAAGATGTTGGATCTGGATTTACAATGTGGGAATTCATTCGCATTCTCTAATGTTCTATGCATTACTAATAATCACCACATTGTTGATCAACAATTTGGGCG tttCTCACAATTTGTTGAATCACAAAGTGAATTCATACGTTTAGAGTTGAGACGCTTTTATGCGCCCATGCTGTGCCACCTCTATGTGGAACTGATGAAAGCGCGCGAACAAAAAGCCGCATTCGACTTACTCAAAAAATACGCACAATTAGTGGCGCCTGTAGAAACTTACGATGCGCCCTTGCCTACGAAAATCAATGGTTGTTCCGTCGCCAATGACACACATGCCGACCAAACCAACAATGCTACTCCACATACCAGCATACGATTTGTAAATGCAACAAATGAAACATCTGCAGATCCCGAACTAATGTATTTCACAAAACTCATACAAACACTATCTGCTTGCACGAAGCTGGAGACCGCCGAAAATGATCCGGATGTGGCACATTTTCGTGCATCCAAATATGAAATACACACTACGGAGACGGTAGTCGACACGTTGCGTTGCTACCTGGAGAAACGTGGTCACGTGCTTATACTTAATCTCCTATACACATGGATACACGTGCACGTCATTGATAACGAGATACCCAAATGGAGTGAAGATAATCTACTTATGGGCTTTGAGGCGGTTGAAGACGATGAAGAAAGTAAATATGATTTGGCTGAGGTGAAACCGAAAGTCAATGCGGCGAATGAACGCTCGGCAGTGAAACGTGAGGCAGAGGAACCACCCGAAGAACTTATGGTGAAAACAGAGAAGTTGGAGAACACTTTGGATGAAATGAAAAAGGTGCGTCAACAGCAGGTGACAGATAGCATGCAGACCTTGCGTATGTGTAGAGAGCAAATGTTGAAAACACAAACACAGCATCCTTATATTATTAAACTTGCCGATCGGAGTAGAGG CCTTTCTGCGGCGCATGTTGATGCCAACGAATGCCACCTGGTTGCCGGTTTCAATAATTCGGTGGTACAACTCTGGCAACTGAATCAACAAACTTGTAGCGGCAAAAATCTTTACGCACGCTTTGCAGATTCCGTGTGTCGCTGGGAGCTGAACAATCTGTGTGCCGAAGAAACTGAGACTGAGGATCAAATTGATTTGGATGTTAGAGAACATTCGCGCCTAAATGTAAATGATAGGCGGAGAAGAAAATACGAAGCTGCCAAATACGAGAGCAATTCATT TAATGAATATGGTGGCATACAATTGCGTGGTCATGGCGCTGGCATTACGGACGTACGCTTCTCCGCGCATTACCCGCTCATTTTTAGCACATCGAAGGATGCCACAGTGCGTAGTTGGCGCGCCGAAAGTTTTGGCTGTGCGAACATCTATCGTGGTCACCGCTATCCCGTCTGGTGTATCGATGAGAGTCCGGTGGGCATGTACATTGCGACCGGTTCGAAGGATCTCACAACGCGTTTGTGGTCGCTGGAGCGTGACTCTCCACTAATCACTTACGCCGGCCATACACAAGATGTTGAG TGCATTGCCTTTCATCCGAATGGCAGTTACTTGGCCACTGGCTCTGCGGATCTCTCTGTGCGTCTGTGGTGTGTGACAAGTGGCAAACTGATGCGCGTTTTCTCTGACTGCAAGCAGCCCGTTACGAACATAGCATTCAGCCCGGATGGCAAAATGCTGGCCGCCGGCGGTGAGGAGTCCAAAATACGTATTTTCGATTTGGCCGCCGGCGCACAGCTGAACGAACTGAAAGATCACACTGCCACCATTAACAGTATTGCCTGGAGTAAGGGCGGCCGACATTTGGCGTCCGCATGTCGCGACGGCACTTTGCGTGTGTGGGATGTCAAGAAGCTGTCACCCATCAA CGACAGCACCAGTGGCAGTAGCAACGCAAACTCCTCATCTTCCTCCTCATCCTCATCAACTAATTTGAATAAGATTATGGCGTTGAGCAGCAGCTGTCAGCGTTTAGTGAAAGTCTCCTTTAGTCGGCAAGATGAAGTGATTTGTGCTATCGGCAGCTAA
- the LOC105219008 gene encoding DNA repair protein Rad60 isoform X1, with product MSQEYDVFAELYDNDNDEKAKFLEKLKTRNVDTLSTDGSDEDDFLPPSLQSRGRGRGKKGKPPPAESDKLPNEISEPKKTRKSHSQPSETSVQHTTSKLYTQLLEPAPVGNSRTTRSRSAVAPQPTTSIDTTSNTTTAPTRGRKSRRGGTNRSAVNEPDIVEPSHTMSLADSLGVMAAMMRGQQTRRSVMRARRNYFAEIAARSTNVDYVDLVSSPLPRIEGVIAVDSDGEDNDVDVTSIETPNTSFVPALECSFDEDNPEISVKIKWDSGAPEIFKLRKYQKFHDIFSKIAERENTPVDKLVFNIDNRIIAPSDTPASINYKVYEFISGRALTHLFEAGATRKKRDANVITLKIQSDLWPRKPLHVELSKTDKLKILYIKCAEELKKSPEDFVLSFNGDHLGLNDTPEDFEFEGDEAVDLRVKKK from the exons atgtCACAGGAATATGACGTTTTTGCTGAATTATACGACAATGACAATG ATGAAAAAGCCAAATTTCTGGAAAAACTTAAAACCCGTAATGTGGATACATTAAGCACTGACGGTTCAGATGAAGACGATTTTCTGCCACCATCTTTACAGAGCAGAGGAAGAGGTCGGGGTAAAAAGGGAAAGCCACCACCAGCGGAATCAGATAAGCTACCCAACGAAATTTCTGAGCCTAAGAAAACTAGAAAATCTCATTCGCAACCATCCGAAACTTCAGTGCAACATACGACTAGTAAACTATATACGCAACTACTCGAGCCTGCGCCTGTTGGCAATAGTCGCACAACACGCAGTAGATCTGCTGTAGCACCGCAGCCAACAACTTCAATAGACACAACGTCCAACACGACAACCGCTCCAACTAGAGGAAGAAAGAGTCGTCGCGGCGGAACGAATAGAAGTGCTGTTAATGAACCAGATATTGTAGAACCGAGCCATACAATGTCTTTGGCTGATTCTCTCGGTGTAATGGCTGCCATGATGAGAGGACAG CAGACTAGACGTAGTGTTATGCGCGCACGTCGAAATTACTTCGCAGAAATTGCTGCTCGTTCCACAAATGTCGATTACGTCGATTTGGTCTCCAGTCCATTACCGCGCATTGAAGGCGTT ATTGCGGTTGACTCTGATGGAGAGGATAATGATGTTGACGTTACTAGTATAGAAACGCCTAATACATCCTTTGTTCCTGCACTAGAATGTTCCTTTGATGAAGATAATCCAGAGATTTCGGTGAAAATAAAATGGGATAGTGGCGCACCGGAAATTTTTAAACTacgcaaatatcaaaaattccacgatatatttagtaaaattgcAGAACGCGAAAATACACCCGTCGACAAACTAGTGTTCAATATTGATAATCGTATTATAGCGCCCAGTGATACGCCTGCGAGCATAAACTACAAGGTTTACGAATTTATTA GCGGACGTGCATTAACACATCTCTTCGAGGCCGGTGCTACCAGAAAAAAacgtgatgccaatgttattacGCTGAAAATTCAATCGGATTTGTGGCCGAGGAAGCCATTACATGTGGAACTTAGTAAAAccgataaattaaaaattttgtatattaaatgtGCGGAAGAATTGAAAAAATCTCCGGAGGATTTTGTGTTAAG CTTCAATGGCGATCACTTAGGCTTAAATGACACACCTGAAGACTTCGAATTCGAAGGCGATGAAGCTGTCGATTTGCGCGTAAAAAAGAAGTGA
- the LOC105219010 gene encoding peroxisomal membrane protein 11C, which yields MSTTKFVNEFCEIIETYGGRDKVMKALCYSAKLIAGYHASRNPELAKRYAITSSRISGARATLRLIDDIPMIQYALEYGLGEQEQDRLMAVLGVTANIVDLLYYPIEKICWLSEHNILDVKNADAWDVLNSTFWVLSVYLNLMRTMRNYSLNQQKVDAANVANSRVDEKVLKKHRLELLSVLRLSLDFTHAVSTLPKGYLWGGKLSTFQVGAIGTLSAAIGIYQLFAKRRLTK from the exons ATGTCGACGACAAAGTTTGTAAatgaattttgtgaaattatcgAAACTTACGGCGGTCGAGATAAG GTGATGAAGGCACTATGCTACAGCGCCAAACTCATTGCCGGCTATCATGCCAGTCGCAATCCGGAGTTAGCCAAACGCTATGCCATTACCAGCTCACGTATTTCAGGTGCACGCGCCACACTCCGCCTCATCGATGACATACCCATGATACAGTACGCCTTGGAGTATGGTTTGGGCGAACAGGAACAAGATCGTCTAATGGCGGTGCTGGGCGTTACAGCGAATATTGTCGATTTACTTTACTATCCCATAGAAAAAATTTGTTGGCTGTCGGAACACAACATTTTGGATGTGAAAAACGCCGATGCTTGGGATGTGCTTAACTCAACGTTTTGGGTACTTTCCGTCTACCTGAATTTGATGAG AACCATGCGCAATTACTCGCTGAATCAACAAAAGGTGGACGCGGCGAATGTTGCTAA cTCCCGTGTGGATGAAAAAGTACTCAAAAAGCATCGCCTGGAATTGCTCTCCGTTCTACGACTCTCACTCGATTTCACCCATGCGGTCAGCACACTGCCCAAAGGCTATCTTTGGGGCGGCAAGCTGTCTACATTCCAAGTGGGCGCCATCGGTACACTCTCAGCGGCTATTGGCATTTATCAGCTATTTGCCAAACGACGGTTAACTAAATAA
- the LOC105219008 gene encoding DNA repair protein Rad60 isoform X2, producing the protein MSQEYDVFAELYDNDNDEKAKFLEKLKTRNVDTLSTDGSDEDDFLPPSLQSRGRGRGKKGKPPPAESDKLPNEISEPKKTRKSHSQPSETSVQHTTSKLYTQLLEPAPVGNSRTTRSRSAVAPQPTTSIDTTSNTTTAPTRGRKSRRGGTNRSAVNEPDIVEPSHTMSLADSLGVMAAMMRGQTRRSVMRARRNYFAEIAARSTNVDYVDLVSSPLPRIEGVIAVDSDGEDNDVDVTSIETPNTSFVPALECSFDEDNPEISVKIKWDSGAPEIFKLRKYQKFHDIFSKIAERENTPVDKLVFNIDNRIIAPSDTPASINYKVYEFISGRALTHLFEAGATRKKRDANVITLKIQSDLWPRKPLHVELSKTDKLKILYIKCAEELKKSPEDFVLSFNGDHLGLNDTPEDFEFEGDEAVDLRVKKK; encoded by the exons atgtCACAGGAATATGACGTTTTTGCTGAATTATACGACAATGACAATG ATGAAAAAGCCAAATTTCTGGAAAAACTTAAAACCCGTAATGTGGATACATTAAGCACTGACGGTTCAGATGAAGACGATTTTCTGCCACCATCTTTACAGAGCAGAGGAAGAGGTCGGGGTAAAAAGGGAAAGCCACCACCAGCGGAATCAGATAAGCTACCCAACGAAATTTCTGAGCCTAAGAAAACTAGAAAATCTCATTCGCAACCATCCGAAACTTCAGTGCAACATACGACTAGTAAACTATATACGCAACTACTCGAGCCTGCGCCTGTTGGCAATAGTCGCACAACACGCAGTAGATCTGCTGTAGCACCGCAGCCAACAACTTCAATAGACACAACGTCCAACACGACAACCGCTCCAACTAGAGGAAGAAAGAGTCGTCGCGGCGGAACGAATAGAAGTGCTGTTAATGAACCAGATATTGTAGAACCGAGCCATACAATGTCTTTGGCTGATTCTCTCGGTGTAATGGCTGCCATGATGAGAGGACAG ACTAGACGTAGTGTTATGCGCGCACGTCGAAATTACTTCGCAGAAATTGCTGCTCGTTCCACAAATGTCGATTACGTCGATTTGGTCTCCAGTCCATTACCGCGCATTGAAGGCGTT ATTGCGGTTGACTCTGATGGAGAGGATAATGATGTTGACGTTACTAGTATAGAAACGCCTAATACATCCTTTGTTCCTGCACTAGAATGTTCCTTTGATGAAGATAATCCAGAGATTTCGGTGAAAATAAAATGGGATAGTGGCGCACCGGAAATTTTTAAACTacgcaaatatcaaaaattccacgatatatttagtaaaattgcAGAACGCGAAAATACACCCGTCGACAAACTAGTGTTCAATATTGATAATCGTATTATAGCGCCCAGTGATACGCCTGCGAGCATAAACTACAAGGTTTACGAATTTATTA GCGGACGTGCATTAACACATCTCTTCGAGGCCGGTGCTACCAGAAAAAAacgtgatgccaatgttattacGCTGAAAATTCAATCGGATTTGTGGCCGAGGAAGCCATTACATGTGGAACTTAGTAAAAccgataaattaaaaattttgtatattaaatgtGCGGAAGAATTGAAAAAATCTCCGGAGGATTTTGTGTTAAG CTTCAATGGCGATCACTTAGGCTTAAATGACACACCTGAAGACTTCGAATTCGAAGGCGATGAAGCTGTCGATTTGCGCGTAAAAAAGAAGTGA
- the LOC105219009 gene encoding transcription elongation factor B polypeptide 3, whose protein sequence is MSSASILGVIQHYQKSIEHSQDDEGRLLHCINKLYKLPVKVEHLQETGVGKTVNSLRKYNGEIGVAAKALVTKWKAMVAAEEEPAEVNNCNDDDDMNNANGNGSSDDDRHNHSERKPSPQEHTHSNTLTENTSKDRQNKHRDKSNSEHKSKSHSESKTHKHEHSTTKRKRDVEQEEKELLSLEKKSKHEDRKNEGKNRENDRHKSSDEKSSRHREHGEKQNSNRDAKTTSSSTTHHKNSGDSKEKRENVKGAKSSEHSSSTRRETNSTSEKTSKQGESEKHRSSKDKDRHERSKENKHDKSKSSSKATSHRDKHHNSSASHSSSTNKKPSTTTNEQATPSSTHTKDESRNSSRKRQQDSDSNDSTPTKAKISKTPKAIKQKVTANDNEEDEVDADEGIDSSMGANFADVLGMLNVPTKKAKKSLSTNKSPTVSTSSRSTSNDKASSSSSKSARAEYKPSPISSASTSTKPVDAKPDLLSASAKLAPLDPNIALELPTISANYKPLPHNKTVMDCIYRNSSVLSTPKPVRTLTDAEALSHGISSKTMRTKIYSGVRTGQILQVPSLFDLCIRVLQKNIDGLEYTGGVPFDVLRPILDRATPQQLLSFEEYNPYLMEDSDCLWQTHVQRNYRSKKRLEMESWREMYLRCEEEKEQKLNSLTATIKQSQKVIAAPVRKTQLAFVDSMVKPPRSVMRKQEQFGTKAKLVATPAARVSALSSVTPNAGKVGDTRLRVAATVRDAAQVSHAPMRAKKAPLMAKTLQFMRGRHKR, encoded by the exons ATGTCATCTGCATCTATATTAGGTGTTATTCAACATTACCAAAAAAGTATCGAGCATTCCCAGGACGATGAAGGCAGA CTTTTGCATTGCATCAACAAGTTGTATAAATTACCTGTTAAAGTCGAACATTTACAAGAGACCGGAGTTGGAAAAACCGTCAATTCATTACGCAAATATAATGGAGAAATTGGTGTTGCAGCAAAAGCTCTGGTCACCAAATGGAAAGCTATGGTGGCAGCTGAAGAAGAGCCAGCGGAAGTCAATAATTGCAATGACGATGATGACATGAATAATGCCAATGGAAACGGTTCAAGTGATGATGATCGTCACAATCACAGCGAAAGAAAGCCTTCTCCACAAGAACATACTCACTCCAATACATTAACTGAAAATACTTCAAAAGATCGCCAAAATAAGCACAGAGATAAAAGTAATTCAGAACATAAATCTAAATCACATAGTGAATCAAAGACACACAAACATGAACATTCAACGACGAAACGTAAACGAGATGTGGaacaagaagaaaaagaattattatcCCTCGAAAAGAAATCCAAACATGAAGATCGCAAAAATGAGGGTAAGAATCGTGAAAATGATAGGCATAAGTCGTCAGATGAGAAATCGAGTCGTCATCGTGAACATGGTGAGAAACAAAACTCAAATAGGGATGCAAAAACTACCTCTTCTTCGACAACACATCACAAAAATAGTGGTGACTCCAAAGAAAAGAGAGAAAACGTAAAGGGTGCGAAATCGAGTGAACATTCGAGTTCGACAAGGCGAGAAACGAATTCTACGTCAGAGAAAACAAGCAAACAGGGTGAAAGCGAAAAGCATAGATCATCTAAGGATAAAGATAGGCATGAACGATCAAAAGAG AACAAGCATGACAAGAGTAAATCTTCATCCAAAGCCACCTCACATCGCGATAAACATCACAACTCCTCCGCATCACATTCTTCTAGCACCAACAAAAAGCCTTCTACCACAACTAATGAGCAAGCTACTCCGTCGTCAACACATACCAAAGATGAGAGTAGAAATAGCAGCAGAAAACGTCAACAAGACAGTGATTCGAACGATTCTACTCCAACGAAAGCCAAGATATCGAAGACACCAAAAGCCATCAAACAAAAAGTTACCGCTAACGATAATGAGGAGGACGAAGTTGATGCGGACGAAGGTATTGATTCGTCGATGGGCGCGAATTTTGCCGATGTTCTGGGCATGCTTAACGTACCAACAAAGAAGGCGAAAAAGTCGTTAAGCACCAACAAGTCCCCTACTGTCAGTACTTCGAGCAGGAGTACGTCGAATGATAAGGCGAGCAGTAGTTCAAGTAAAAGTGCTAGAGCTGAATACAAACCGAGTCCAATCAGCTCAGCAAGTACCTCAACAAAACCGGTAGATGCG AAACCAGATCTGTTGTCGGCATCGGCGAAATTGGCGCCACTCGATCCGAATATTGCGCTTGAACTGCCAACGATCTCAGCCAATTATAAACCGCTTCCACACAATAAGACTGTAATGGATTGTATTTACCGTAATAGCTCGGTATTGAGCACTCCTAAACCTGTGCGCACACTCACAGATGCAGAGGCGCTAAGTCATGGCATCTCATCGAAAACAATGCG tacgaAAATATACTCCGGTGTGAGAACAGGTCAAATCCTGCAAGTACCATCCCTATTTGATCTATGCATACGCGTCTTGCAGAAGAACATCGATG GTCTGGAATACACTGGCGGTGTACCGTTCGATGTGCTACGTCCCATTTTGGATCGCGCCACACCACAACAGTTACTCTCGTTCGAAGAATACAATCCATACTTGATGGAGGACAGCGATTGCTTGTGGCAGACACATGTGCAACGAAACTATCGTTCCAAGAAGCGCTTGGAAATGGAGTCGTGGCGTGAAATGTATTTG CGTTGCGAAGAGGAAAAAGAACAAAAGTTAAACAGCCTTACGGCGACTATCAAACAATCGCAGAAAGTTATTGCGGCGCCCGTGCGAAAGACACAGCTGGCATTCGTGGATTCGATGGTGAAGCCGCCGCGCAGCGTTATGCGGAAGCAGGAACAATTCGGCACGAAAGCCAAACTGGTGGCCACACCAGCGGCACGCGTCTCCGCGCTATCGAGCGTCACACCGAACGCAGGCAAAGTGGGTGATACGCGTTTGCGCGTAGCGGCTACCGTACGCGATGCGGCGCAAGTTT CTCATGCGCCTATGCGTGCGAAGAAGGCACCACTCATGGCGAAAACGTTGCAGTTTATGCGTGGTCGACACAAGCGTTAA